In Pirellula sp. SH-Sr6A, the DNA window CGGGTGTGCTAACCGGATTCCGACCGCTTCGGTTACCGGAACGATTACCATCAACGGAAAGCCGGTCGAAGGGATCGAAGTTCAATTTGTCCCCGAAGCCAAGGTCAGACCTTCCATCGGGATGACCGATGCGCAGGGGCGTTACCGTGCAGAGTTTCTCACGACGCAATCCGGTGTGGTCTTGGGCTCCTGTGTGGTTCAGTTATCCATCTATCGTGGCGAGTCCATGAAAAACTACTTGCCCAAGAAATTCAACGAGGACGCGGCGAGCAACCCCGAGTTCAATTTGAACGTCGTCGAAGGTGGCATCACGTTCGACTATGACATTAAGTACGACGGAGAGATTCCGCCCTTCGTTCCGATGTAGTGAATTGGAGAACCAGACAAGTGTAGCTCTCAGAGTTTATCCTCAAGCTCGATGCAACCGATCCGAGACGGATGTATCCAC includes these proteins:
- a CDS encoding Ig-like domain-containing protein, whose amino-acid sequence is MFRPASFALSCCALLLFGALSGCANRIPTASVTGTITINGKPVEGIEVQFVPEAKVRPSIGMTDAQGRYRAEFLTTQSGVVLGSCVVQLSIYRGESMKNYLPKKFNEDAASNPEFNLNVVEGGITFDYDIKYDGEIPPFVPM